The Microbacterium schleiferi genome contains the following window.
CTGCTCGGCGAGGTACTTGTCCATCGGGACGACCTTGCCACTGGAGTCGATCGCCTTGCCCTTGCGCGCGAGGCGCTCCTCGCGCTGCTTCGCCGCCTCAGAGCCGGGGGTCGGCATTTCCCGGATGACGATGAACTGCTGAACCATCGTCCAGATGTTGCTCGTGAACCAGTAGAGCACGACGCCGAGCGGGAAGAACACGCCCGAGAACACGAAGGCGAACGGCAGGACCCACAGCATGATCCGCTGCATCTGGTACGCCTGGCCGGTCTTGGCCTCGGGGGAGAGGTTCTTCGAGATGATCTGCAGCTGGGTGAAGAACTGCGACGCGATCATCAGGACGACGAGGACGACTAGGATAGCCACGGCGGGAGTGTTACCGGTGTTCCAGGCGTCGATCAGCGTCTCGTGCAGGGACGCGACCCCGAAGAGTGACGCGTCATAGAACTGCTTGGTCAACTCAGGGCTCAGTACGCCCACGCCACCCAGTCCCAGTTCGGCGTTGACCTTCACACCGCTCAGCACCGAATAGAGCGAGAAGAACACGGGCATCTGAACCAGGAGCGGAAGACATCCGGAGACGGGGCTCGTGCCGTGCTTCTTATAGAGCGCCATGGTCTCGCGACTCATGGCTTCCCGCGAGAGCTGATCCTTCTTGCCGCGGTACTTGTCCTGGATCTTGCGGAGCTCGGGAGCGATCTCCATCATCTTGCGCTGCGACTTGATCTGCTTGACGAACAGCGGGATCAGCGCGGCACGAACCACGACCACCAGGCCGACGATCGACAGCACCCAGGTGATGCCGTCGGCCGGGGGCAGTCCGATCGAGGTGAACAGCCAGTGCCAGAAGACGAGGACGAGTTCAACGACCCACTTCAGCGGCCACAGGATGATGCCGAAAAGGTCGAAGCCGCCGCCGCCCGCAGCTGTCGGGGTCGGTGACGGTGTCGCACTGGCGAGGAGATCCAGCAA
Protein-coding sequences here:
- the yidC gene encoding membrane protein insertase YidC translates to MDLLASATPSPTPTAAGGGGFDLFGIILWPLKWVVELVLVFWHWLFTSIGLPPADGITWVLSIVGLVVVVRAALIPLFVKQIKSQRKMMEIAPELRKIQDKYRGKKDQLSREAMSRETMALYKKHGTSPVSGCLPLLVQMPVFFSLYSVLSGVKVNAELGLGGVGVLSPELTKQFYDASLFGVASLHETLIDAWNTGNTPAVAILVVLVVLMIASQFFTQLQIISKNLSPEAKTGQAYQMQRIMLWVLPFAFVFSGVFFPLGVVLYWFTSNIWTMVQQFIVIREMPTPGSEAAKQREERLARKGKAIDSSGKVVPMDKYLAEQQRLLEEAEKAKSQAPKREQPMSKQRAKKQGQRPSGAANPRPPRPQGSTGGGSSPSPESNK